The Garra rufa chromosome 8, GarRuf1.0, whole genome shotgun sequence genome has a segment encoding these proteins:
- the LOC141340819 gene encoding zinc finger BED domain-containing protein 4-like, which yields MSAVWAHFKIREDDSSKADCKLCSAKVSRGGKESTSFNTSNLIKHLKTHHSAEYTQFSQAKQANQQPTLTQALQKREKMSGDNPRALKITEGIAYFIALDDQPLSAVENIGFRHLLGILEPRYEIPSRHHITTAMLPKVFHDVKNQVSGLLRDVSAVSFTTDIWSSSFCPMSLLSLTVQWIDDNFSLHHATLQAKPFRGSHTSKAIADAFDGMLQTWCIPKTSVHVVLRDNARNMIKGMNDAGLPSLPCAAHTLQLVVHEGLLSQRSVADALAIGRKIVGHFKHSPLAYSCLEDIQLEIGQPAKRLQQDVQTRWNSTFYMIQSLIEQKRALEVFVSEHELPDNLTAHQWALLEKVVTVLGPFEELTRKVSSSEAMAADVIPAVTVLQRFLSRETDDDHGIKTMKGTLAAAVRRRFSDVEEQPLYSIATLLDPRYKNLFFSNTNTAANAKEMLRELLRSSGEEENHDLHEPPARKPRRDQASSNLDSIFDEIADEQAPVSLNRAQVGSTAQLETYLGETTISREDKPLQYWAVNKVRFPTLAKMASRYLSAPCSSVDSERLFSSVSHIVNEDRNRITADHAEMILFIKKNLPLILPKST from the exons ATGTCGGCGGTTTGGGCTCATTTCAAGATAAGGGAGGATGACAGCAGCAAGGCAGACTGTAAGTTATGTTCAGCTAAAGTGTCGAGAGGAGGAAAAGAAAGTACATCGTTTAACACCAGCAATCTCATTAAACATCTGAAGACGCATCATAGCGCTGAATACACACAGTTTAGTCAAGCTAAACAAGCAAATCAGCAGCCAACATTGACACAGGCTTTACAGAAGCGCGAGAAGATGTCAGGAGATAATCCACGGGCACTAAAAATAACAGAGGGAATTGCATACTTTATTGCACTTGATGACCAGCCATTGTCGGCTGTTGAAAATATAGGATTTCGACATCTTCTTGGCATACTGGAGCCGCGATACGAAATTCCGAGTCGCCATCACATTACAACCGCTATGCTACCGAAAGTGTTTCATGACGTGAAAAACCAAGTCAGTGGACTGTTGCGTGACGTTTCGGCCGTCAGTTTTACAACAGATATTTGGTCAAGCAGCTTCTGCCCAATGTCTCtgctcagtttaactgtacaGTGGATTGATGACAACTTTTCTCTTCACCATGCCACCTTGCAAGCAAAGCCGTTTCGGGGTTCGCACACCAGCAAAGCCATAGCAGACGCGTTTGATGGGATGCTTCAGACCTGGTGCATTCCGAAAACCTCTGTCCACGTCGTGCTACGAGACAATGCTAGAAATATGATTAAGGGCATGAATGATGCTGGACTCCCCAGCTTACCTTGTGCCGCTCACACTCTCCAGCTGGTGGTCCACGAAGGACTTTTGTCTCAGAGAAGTGTTGCTGATGCATTGGCTATTGGACGCAAAATCGTTGGCCATTTCAAACATTCTCCTCTAGCCTACTCCTGCCTCGAAGACATTCAGTTAGAGATCGGTCAGCCTGCAAAACGTCTACAGCAGGACGTACAGACCCGCTGGAACAGTACATTTTACATGATCCAGTCTCTGATTGAGCAGAAACGGGCTCTAGAAGTTTTTGTGTCCGAACATGAACTTCCTGATAATCTTACGGCTCACCAGTGGGCACTGCTGGAGAAGGTTGTAACTGTTCTGGGTCCGTTTGAGGAGTTAACACGAAAAGTTAGCTCTTCTGAAGCTATGGCAGCAGATGTGATTCCTGCTGTCACTGTACTGCAGCGATTTCTGTCTAGAGAGACCGACGATGACCatggcatcaaaactatgaaaggGACTTTAGCTGCAGCTGTCAGGAGGCGATTTTCTGATGTGGAAGAACAACCCCTCTACAGCATCGCTACTCTACTCGACCCCAG gtataaaaatctttttttctctAACACCAACACTGCTGCAAATGCCAAGGAGATGCTGCGTGAGCTGTTGAGGTCGTCTGGAGAAGAGGAGAATCATGACCTGCACGAACCTCCTGCCAGAAAACCACGCAGGGACCAGGCAAGCAGCAACCTGGACAGTATATTTGATGAAATAGCAGATGAGCAAGCACCAGTCTCTCTAAACAGAGCTCAAGTAGGTTCTACTGCACAATTAGAGACATACCTAGGGGAGACCACAATTTCTCGAGAAGACAAACCACTACAATACTGGGCAGTTAACAAAGTGCGGTTCCCTACTCTGGCCAAAATGGCATCCAGATACCTCTCAGCACCATGCAGTAGTGTTGACAGTGAAAGGCTGTTCAGCTCAGTGTCACATATTGTGAATGAAGACAGAAACAGAATCACAGCTGATCATGCAGAGATGATTTTGTTCATCAAAAAGAACCTGCCTCTCATTCTCCCAAAAAGTACCTAA